The following coding sequences lie in one Rutidosis leptorrhynchoides isolate AG116_Rl617_1_P2 chromosome 4, CSIRO_AGI_Rlap_v1, whole genome shotgun sequence genomic window:
- the LOC139839441 gene encoding GDSL esterase/lipase At2g30220-like, with amino-acid sequence MAFTIFIFILLLKVSISVSTKNLTNLFTSVIVFGDSTADSGNNNYISTPFKADHLPYGRDFPGKIPTGRFSNGKLVPDFWVSLLGIKETIPPYLQPNLTDYDIRTGVNFASAGSGYDEVTSQISQVIPLTRQLRFFKEYLKRLKKVVGVEEAKRIVNGALVSISAGTNDFTISYYDLRTRKNDFAIGDYQDYVLKKLENFINELYKLGCRTMVVSGLPPMGCLPIQMASRFTRRCIKDQNFDARIYNQKLKKLLPQLQSSLNRSMIIYTNIYAPVMDMIRNPQKHGFTRTKVGCCGIGFEAGPICTPFTPLCTNPRNYLFFDSIHPSEAAYRFITKTLLKQILHYYNSSSHVY; translated from the exons ATGGCATTCACCATTTTTATCTTCATCCTACTTCTCAAAGTATCAATATCCGTTTCAACTAAAAATCTCACAAATTTATTCACTTCGGTCATTGTTTTTGGTGACTCAACAGCCGATTCAGGAAACAACAACTACATTTCAACCCCGTTCAAAGCGGACCATCTTCCATATGGTCGGGATTTCCCTGGAAAAATTCCAACCGGTCGGTTTTCTAATGGAAAACTGGTACCAGATTTCTGGGTTTCTTTGTTAGGAATAAAAGAAACGATCCCACCTTATTTGCAACCGAATTTAACAGATTATGATATTCGTACAGGAGTGAATTTTGCTTCGGCTGGATCGGGGTATGATGAAGTTACTTCCCAAATATCTCAAGTCATTCCGTTAACTAGACAATTGCGTTTCTTTAAAGAGTATCTTAAAAGGTTGAAGAAAGTTGTGGGGGTAGAAGAAGCAAAAAGGATAGTTAATGGGGCATTAGTGTCAATTAGTGCCGGAACAAATGATTTCACAATTAGCTACTACGATCTCCGTACAAGAAAAAATGATTTTGCTATTGGTGACTATCAAGATTATGTGTTAAAAAAGCTCGAAAATTTCATCAAT GAGCTGTATAAGCTTGGATGTCGAACAATGGTGGTTTCGGGACTACCACCGATGGGTTGTTTACCAATTCAAATGGCGTCGAGATTTACAAGAAGATGCATAAAGGATCAGAATTTTGACGCTAGAATCTATAATCAAAAGCTTAAGAAGTTGTTGCCTCAACTTCAATCGTCGTTGAACAGAAGCATGATTATTTATACTAATATCTACGCTCCGGTGATGGATATGATTCGAAATCCACAAAAACATG GATTTACCCGGACAAAAGTGGGATGTTGTGGAATTGGATTTGAAGCAGGGCCAATATGTACACCTTTTACTCCACTATGTACAAACCCTAGAAACTACTTGTTTTTTGATAGCATTCATCCAAGTGAAGCTGCCTACCGTTTCATTACCAAAACCCTTTTGAAACAAATCCTCCATTACTATAATAGCTCTAGCCATGTTTACTAA